A genomic region of Bactrocera dorsalis isolate Fly_Bdor chromosome 3, ASM2337382v1, whole genome shotgun sequence contains the following coding sequences:
- the LOC125777554 gene encoding uncharacterized protein LOC125777554, whose translation MNVEQLISEVFSRPALWDQKNKCYHNRVLVEKLGMSVASEMKIPKEDLKKKWKYLRDQFRCEVRKIPTPKSGDAASQITSSWPYFNSLLFLKDQMKYRNLSGNLKASSVKATQEEVEYEGEIEDILNTSQVEETRDLCDNDEFSCEVPSKKKIPLTTVLDEDEAFFVTLLPHIRKLDPENKFLCRMEMQNVLYKYVYKYAHTVQ comes from the exons atgaatgtAGAACAATTAATAAGTGAAGTTTTTTCTCGGCCGGCTTTGTGGGAtcagaaaaataaatgttatcaTAACCGTGTTTTAGTGGAAAAGCTAGGGATGTCCGTTGCTTCAGAAATGAAAATACCAA AggaagacttaaaaaaaaaatggaagtatTTACGCGATCAATTTCGATGCGAAGTGCGCAAAATTCCAACTCCAAAATCGGGGGATGCCGCATCACAAATTACTTCGAGTTGGCCTTATTTCAATTCTCTACTGTTTTTAAAGGACCAAATGAAATACAGAAATTTAAGCGGTAATTTAAAAGCGTCAAGTGTAAAAGCTACCCAAGAAGAGGTTGAATATGAAGGAGAAATTGAAGATATTCTCAACACTTCACAAGTCGAAGAAACAAGAGATCTGTGCGACAATGACGAGTTCAGCTGTGAAGTTccgtcgaaaaaaaaaatacctctaACA acTGTATTGGATGAAGATGAAGCATTTTTTGTAACTCTTTTGCCGCATATTCGGAAGTTGGACCCAGAGAATAAATTTCTGTGTCGAATGGAGATGCAAAATGTACTTTATAAATACGTGTATAAATATGCCCACACTGTCCAATGA